A region from the Leopardus geoffroyi isolate Oge1 chromosome E3, O.geoffroyi_Oge1_pat1.0, whole genome shotgun sequence genome encodes:
- the ZNF263 gene encoding zinc finger protein 263 isoform X4: MASGSGCQDREGLLIVKLEEDCAWSQELPPPDPGPSPEASHLRFRRFRFQEAAGPREALSRLQELCHEWLRPELRTKEQILELLVLEQFLTILPQEIQSRVQELHPESGEEAVTLVEGMQRELGRLRLQVTNHRRGTEVLLEEPLPLETARESPSFKLEPMETERSPGPRLQELLGPSPKRDPQAVKERALSAPWLSLFPAEGNMEDKEMTGPQLPESLEDVAMYISQEEWGHQDPSKRALSRDTVQESYENVDSLEAQVPSREALSTQVEQGGKPWDPSVQTCKEGLSPRGPAPV; encoded by the exons ATGGCGTCGGGCTCGGGCTGCCAAGACCGGGAAGGGCTCCTGATAGTGAAACTGGAGGAGGACTGCGCCTGGAGCCAGGAGCTGCCGCCGCCAGATCCGGGGCCGAGTCCTGAGGCCTCCCACTTACGCTTCAGAAGGTTCCGCTTCCAAGAGGCCGCCGGGCCCCGGGAAGCCCTCAGCCGGCTCCAGGAGCTTTGCCATGAGTGGCTCCGGCCGGAGCTGCGTACTAAGGAGCAAATCCTGGAGCTGCTGGTCCTGGAGCAGTTCCTGACCATCCTGCCCCAGGAGATCCAGAGCAGGGTGCAGGAGCTGCATCCGGAGAGCGGCGAGGAAGCGGTCACCCTTGTGGAGGGCATGCAGAGAGAGCTTGGGAGACTGAGACTTCAG GTCACAAACCATAGGCGGGGAACAGAAGTGCTCTTGGAGGAGCCTTTGCCTCTGGAAACAGCACGAGAGTCACCGAGCTTCAAGCTGGAGCCAATGGAGACTGAGCGAAGCCCTGGCCCCAGGCTGCAGGAGCTGCTAGGCCCCAGCCCCAAAAGGGACCCCCAGGCTGTAAAGGAGAGGG CATTGTCTGctccctggctttctctctttcctgctgaaGGAAACATGGAAGACAAGGAAATGACTGGGCCCCAG TTGCCTGAGAGCTTAGAGGACGTGGCTATGTACATCTCCCAGGAGGAGTGGGGGCATCAGGATCCTAGTAAGAGGGCCCTCTCCAGGGACACGGTGCAGGAGAGTTATGAGAATGTGGACTCACTgg AGGCTCAGGTTCCCAGTCGGGAGGCTCTAAGTACCCAGGTGGAACAAGGAGGAAAGCCATGGGATCCCAGTGTTCAGACTTGCAAGGAAGGCCTGAGTCCCAGAGGCCCAGCTCCAG